A region of Terriglobales bacterium DNA encodes the following proteins:
- a CDS encoding sulfatase-like hydrolase/transferase: MRLRGFLFFFLWVLATTPYTAAQTQPDVVLITIDTLRADHVGCYGYGRAQTPALDRLCRDGIRFSQAFTPSPITNTSHASILTGLLPSTHGVTDFGVPLGAAHATWAQMLKQRGYRTAAFIGAVILDSSSLAPGLDRGFDFYDNFPNLPKSAPRWGRVERRGMDVVERAIEWMGRNRSGPRFLWVHLFDPHDPYEPPAPYDQLYKNSPYDGEIAYADAALGRLLTYLDRQARYRSSLVVVVGDHGEGLGEHGEETHGIFLYDSTLHVPLIVKLPGAARAGTVNNNQVRTIDILPTVLAQLQLPIPKELQGRSLTPSLKGESLPEIPAIGETDYPLRFGWAPLRSVRWENSKFIEAPRPEFYDLVADPGETRNGYEPWNPQVQAARALLAEFRAGAEPGSAGKVPQETLEHLKALGYLGSDPGQTNVPEPSLLPDPKDKIELQNLLHRALMADEGGRPDVARAALEKAIALDETSAVAFLQLGQIELAQGDYAKAAQHLARARALRSNDAAAAWYHGQALEKLNDLAGARDALNEALRLAPGQYDARVLLGRVYARLGDAAAARDQFEAATLLRPKAAAARVELARMFLAEKRYADAASQLERASQGEAPTADVYRLLAESYRGLGRVEEAKRAEAQAASLLKENQAP, translated from the coding sequence ATGCGATTGCGTGGCTTCCTTTTTTTCTTTCTGTGGGTGCTGGCGACGACCCCCTACACCGCGGCGCAAACGCAGCCCGACGTCGTCCTGATCACCATCGACACGCTGCGCGCCGACCACGTCGGCTGCTACGGCTACGGCCGGGCGCAGACTCCGGCTCTCGATCGCCTGTGCCGTGACGGCATCCGCTTCTCCCAGGCCTTCACTCCCAGCCCGATTACCAATACCTCACACGCCAGCATTCTCACTGGACTTCTGCCCAGCACCCACGGCGTGACCGACTTCGGCGTGCCGCTCGGCGCTGCGCACGCCACCTGGGCGCAGATGCTCAAGCAGCGCGGCTACAGGACCGCGGCCTTCATCGGAGCCGTGATTCTGGACAGCTCCTCGCTGGCGCCCGGACTGGACCGCGGCTTCGACTTCTATGACAACTTCCCCAACCTGCCCAAATCCGCGCCGCGCTGGGGCAGGGTGGAGCGCCGGGGCATGGATGTGGTCGAGAGGGCCATCGAGTGGATGGGACGGAACCGCAGCGGTCCACGATTCCTGTGGGTGCATCTCTTCGACCCACACGATCCCTACGAGCCCCCCGCGCCTTACGACCAGCTATACAAGAACTCCCCCTACGACGGCGAGATAGCCTATGCGGATGCTGCGCTGGGCCGGCTCTTGACCTATCTGGACCGCCAGGCGCGGTACCGCTCGTCGCTGGTCGTCGTCGTAGGTGACCACGGCGAAGGTCTGGGCGAGCACGGCGAGGAGACGCACGGCATCTTCCTCTACGATTCCACCCTGCACGTGCCTCTGATCGTGAAGCTGCCGGGCGCCGCCCGCGCGGGCACGGTCAACAACAATCAGGTGCGCACCATCGACATCCTGCCGACCGTCCTTGCGCAGTTGCAGTTGCCCATACCCAAGGAGCTGCAGGGTCGCTCGCTCACACCCTCGCTGAAGGGAGAGTCTCTGCCGGAGATCCCGGCCATTGGAGAAACCGACTATCCGCTGCGTTTCGGCTGGGCGCCGCTGCGATCTGTGCGCTGGGAGAACTCGAAGTTCATCGAGGCTCCCCGTCCTGAGTTCTACGACCTTGTGGCCGACCCGGGCGAAACACGCAATGGATACGAGCCCTGGAATCCCCAGGTGCAGGCGGCCCGCGCGCTGCTGGCGGAGTTCCGCGCCGGCGCCGAACCAGGGAGCGCGGGGAAGGTTCCTCAGGAGACGCTGGAGCACCTGAAGGCGCTGGGATACCTGGGCAGCGATCCTGGCCAGACCAACGTGCCCGAGCCATCGCTGCTGCCTGATCCTAAGGACAAGATCGAGTTGCAGAATCTGCTGCATCGCGCCTTGATGGCCGACGAGGGCGGGCGACCCGACGTCGCCCGGGCCGCCCTGGAGAAGGCCATCGCGCTGGATGAGACGTCCGCCGTCGCCTTCCTGCAACTGGGCCAGATCGAGTTGGCGCAGGGTGATTACGCCAAGGCGGCGCAGCACCTGGCACGAGCCCGCGCCTTGCGGTCCAACGACGCCGCGGCAGCCTGGTACCACGGCCAGGCGCTCGAAAAGCTGAACGACCTGGCCGGCGCCCGCGACGCTTTGAACGAGGCCCTGCGACTTGCTCCCGGCCAATACGATGCCCGCGTGCTCCTGGGACGCGTCTATGCGCGCCTGGGGGATGCCGCTGCCGCCCGCGATCAGTTCGAGGCTGCGACGCTGTTGCGTCCTAAAGCCGCCGCGGCCCGCGTCGAGTTGGCGCGCATGTTCCTGGCTGAGAAGCGGTATGCCGACGCAGCCAGCCAGCTGGAACGGGCCTCGCAGGGGGAAGCGCCGACCGCCGACGTCTACCGCCTGTTGGCCGAATCGTATCGCGGTCTGGGACGAGTGGAAGAAGCAAAGCGCGCGGAAGCGCAGGCCGCATCCCTGCTCAAAGAAAATCAGGCGCCCTGA
- a CDS encoding sulfatase-like hydrolase/transferase: MCMLLAATAPSGWAQAARRPARSVAPNVVLITIDTLRPDHLSCYGYERLRTPNIDALVADGVLFEKAYTAVPITLPSHGSLLTGTYPMYTGLHDFSGNRLNPQQPTLATVLRRRGYATGAVVGAAVLDSRFGLDSGFDFYYDNFDFNRMLETNLDAMERPGNVVADEALAWLRKNAHRRFLLWMHLYDPHHPYNPPAPYDQQYKDSPYDGEIAFADAQVGRLISYLKQQGLYGRTLIVLAGDHGEGLGEHGEKTHGFFIYNTTMHVPLIVKPAGRDATAPKRIAEPVNLVDVLPTTLELLKLPVPAEVQGRSLLPLFQGKSSERTSHLYGESFLPRLHFNWSELRGIQVENYHFIDAPKPELYDLSADPGERTNLFEQKPAVASELQKKLADVIRNYSAGKEMAEKTGLDPSMAERLQALGYAAFSGGGNPTISNRELPDPKDRIQMYELVSEALNLSQRGRYDESIANLKAAVEIEPTSVPTHYLLGLNYYRKQEWANAAQEFELVLKSSPDYTLAVFNLGLAKARLGEREEASRLLRRTLELDPNNFTAAFDLGALLIQMGRAEESLEAFRQTLKILPTFGPAHRAIGEVLLYQGKPDEALPALRTALRYMPNNSAVRVSIAKALQMKGLHEQAEEELRKARAGNSSQ, encoded by the coding sequence GTGTGCATGCTGCTGGCGGCAACCGCCCCGTCGGGGTGGGCCCAGGCGGCGCGCCGGCCGGCGCGTTCCGTCGCGCCCAACGTCGTCCTGATCACCATCGATACGCTGCGTCCCGACCACTTGAGCTGCTACGGCTATGAACGGCTCCGCACCCCCAATATCGACGCCTTGGTCGCCGACGGAGTGCTGTTTGAAAAAGCCTACACGGCGGTTCCTATCACGCTGCCGTCGCATGGCTCGTTGCTGACCGGCACCTATCCCATGTACACCGGGCTGCACGACTTCAGCGGCAATCGCTTAAATCCGCAGCAGCCCACCCTGGCCACCGTGCTGCGTCGTCGCGGGTACGCCACCGGCGCGGTGGTAGGGGCGGCGGTGCTGGATTCGCGCTTCGGGCTGGATTCCGGCTTCGATTTCTACTACGACAATTTCGATTTCAATCGCATGCTGGAGACCAACCTGGACGCCATGGAGCGTCCCGGCAACGTGGTGGCCGACGAGGCCCTGGCCTGGCTGCGCAAGAACGCTCACCGGCGCTTCCTGCTGTGGATGCACCTCTACGACCCGCATCATCCCTACAACCCGCCCGCTCCCTATGACCAGCAGTACAAGGACTCCCCTTACGACGGTGAAATCGCCTTTGCGGATGCGCAGGTGGGACGGCTCATCTCCTACCTGAAGCAGCAGGGACTTTATGGACGCACGCTGATTGTGCTCGCCGGGGATCATGGCGAAGGACTGGGAGAGCACGGCGAGAAGACGCACGGGTTTTTCATCTACAACACCACCATGCACGTGCCGCTGATCGTCAAGCCTGCCGGCCGCGATGCCACGGCGCCGAAACGCATTGCGGAGCCTGTGAACCTGGTGGACGTGCTGCCCACCACGCTCGAACTGCTGAAGCTGCCCGTGCCCGCTGAAGTCCAGGGGCGGAGCCTGCTGCCGCTGTTTCAAGGCAAGTCGAGCGAGCGCACAAGCCATTTGTATGGAGAGTCCTTCCTGCCGCGCCTGCATTTCAATTGGAGCGAGTTGCGCGGCATCCAGGTGGAGAACTATCACTTCATCGACGCGCCCAAGCCGGAGCTGTACGACCTGTCCGCCGATCCCGGCGAGCGCACGAACCTGTTCGAGCAGAAGCCCGCAGTGGCCAGCGAACTCCAGAAGAAACTGGCCGACGTGATCCGGAACTATTCGGCGGGTAAAGAGATGGCGGAAAAGACCGGACTGGACCCCTCGATGGCCGAGCGGCTTCAAGCCTTGGGCTACGCAGCTTTTTCCGGCGGCGGCAACCCCACCATCAGCAACCGCGAGCTGCCGGACCCGAAAGACCGCATCCAGATGTACGAACTGGTTTCGGAGGCGCTCAATCTGAGCCAGCGTGGACGCTACGACGAATCCATTGCCAACCTGAAGGCGGCCGTGGAGATCGAGCCGACTTCGGTCCCGACCCACTACCTGCTAGGGCTGAACTACTATCGCAAGCAGGAGTGGGCCAATGCCGCGCAGGAGTTCGAGCTGGTGCTGAAATCCAGCCCTGATTACACACTCGCGGTCTTCAACCTCGGCCTGGCCAAGGCGCGGCTGGGAGAGCGGGAAGAAGCGTCTCGACTGCTGCGCCGCACACTCGAGCTCGATCCCAACAATTTCACCGCCGCTTTTGACCTGGGTGCGTTGCTGATCCAAATGGGGCGCGCGGAGGAGAGCCTGGAAGCCTTCCGCCAGACACTCAAGATCCTGCCCACTTTCGGACCGGCTCACCGCGCCATCGGCGAGGTCCTCCTCTATCAGGGCAAGCCGGATGAGGCACTGCCAGCTCTGCGCACCGCCCTTCGCTACATGCCCAACAATTCAGCGGTTCGCGTTTCCATCGCCAAGGCCCTGCAGATGAAGGGCCTGCACGAGCAAGCGGAAGAGGAACTGCGCAAGGCGCGGGCAGGTAATTCTTCGCAATGA
- a CDS encoding sulfatase-like hydrolase/transferase, which translates to MRQNTANFSLDGIRSMAAAVFAVLLALPAMAQPPAKRVSRLPARPNVLLITVDTLRADRIGAYGATNVFTPAVDALAKDGILFERALAQVPLTLPSHAGILTGMYPFSNGVQDFTGQPLGPQFRTIAQSLKQNGYATGAIVSSFVLDRSWGLSRGFDFYFDMFAGTSFLTHDLALVERKGDRSTDRALEWLGKNAARPFFLWLHLYDPHSPYDPPEPFRSQYAGRAYDGEVAFADAQVGRVMEWLKKRRLYDNTLIILAADHGESLGEHGENEHGFFIYNSTVHVPLIVKPPARPTRSERRIKRPVEILAIAPTIVGMLGIRDEIQKQFQAPSLLEPTSDDRPAYSETFYPFSSFGWSPLRSLQTERYQYIDAPKPELYDLVTDPGQKENLVGRQAAVAAVLKQKLAELQRRFPAPTQQPGAGGLDAETIEKLGALGYVGFRTSVTAEQLAAGLADPKDRVWEFNTILRAIDLAQLKEFEKSRLLLEQVREKEPNMYVIPFMLGEAALQQEDWVTAARELQRCLELNPNFDQAMTAVARALHALNQTQEGTKWLDKALKLNPQNTRALYQLGWMQLKDDPDAAARSFQKVIDIQPHFALARRDLGILRIRQQRYVEAAQHLAEAYRLGLNDYRLLNFLGIAYGQTGQTRKAVGVYRTAIREKPDFAEAHLNLAAALERLKQTQAARAEYEEACRLESKFCQYVPR; encoded by the coding sequence ATGAGGCAGAACACGGCCAACTTCTCGCTCGATGGCATCAGGAGTATGGCGGCAGCAGTCTTCGCGGTCCTGCTGGCGCTGCCGGCAATGGCCCAGCCGCCGGCGAAGCGCGTTTCGCGCCTGCCTGCCCGGCCCAACGTGCTGCTCATTACGGTGGACACGTTGCGCGCAGATCGCATCGGCGCCTACGGCGCTACCAACGTCTTCACGCCCGCCGTCGATGCGCTGGCCAAAGACGGCATTCTGTTCGAGCGCGCCCTTGCGCAGGTGCCGCTCACGCTTCCTTCCCACGCCGGCATTCTCACCGGCATGTATCCGTTCTCGAACGGAGTGCAGGACTTCACCGGGCAGCCGCTGGGACCGCAGTTCCGCACTATCGCCCAGAGCCTGAAGCAGAACGGCTATGCCACCGGCGCCATCGTCAGCTCGTTCGTTCTGGACCGGAGCTGGGGGCTCTCACGCGGCTTTGATTTTTACTTCGACATGTTCGCCGGCACCAGCTTCCTGACCCATGACCTGGCGCTGGTGGAACGCAAAGGCGACCGCTCGACCGACCGCGCCCTGGAATGGCTGGGCAAGAACGCAGCCCGGCCCTTCTTCCTGTGGCTGCACCTCTACGATCCCCACAGCCCGTACGATCCGCCGGAACCGTTCCGCAGCCAGTACGCCGGCCGTGCTTACGACGGCGAGGTGGCGTTCGCCGATGCTCAGGTGGGTCGGGTGATGGAGTGGCTGAAGAAGCGCCGCCTCTATGACAACACGCTCATCATCCTGGCGGCCGATCACGGCGAGTCGCTGGGCGAACACGGAGAGAACGAGCACGGCTTCTTTATCTACAACTCCACCGTGCATGTGCCGCTCATCGTCAAGCCGCCGGCGCGCCCGACTAGAAGTGAGCGGCGGATCAAACGGCCGGTAGAGATCCTGGCGATTGCGCCCACCATCGTGGGTATGCTGGGCATCCGCGACGAGATCCAGAAGCAGTTCCAGGCCCCGAGCCTGCTGGAACCCACTTCCGACGATCGCCCGGCTTATAGCGAGACCTTCTACCCTTTCAGCTCATTCGGCTGGAGTCCGCTGCGCAGCCTGCAGACCGAGCGCTACCAGTACATCGATGCGCCCAAGCCGGAGTTGTATGACCTGGTTACGGATCCCGGGCAGAAGGAAAACCTGGTCGGGCGGCAAGCCGCCGTGGCTGCCGTGCTCAAACAGAAGCTGGCAGAATTGCAGCGCCGCTTCCCTGCCCCGACCCAGCAGCCCGGCGCGGGCGGCCTGGACGCGGAGACGATCGAGAAGCTGGGCGCGCTCGGTTACGTCGGCTTCCGAACGTCAGTCACGGCAGAACAACTTGCCGCAGGCCTGGCCGATCCCAAGGATCGAGTGTGGGAGTTCAACACCATCCTGCGCGCCATTGACCTGGCGCAATTGAAAGAATTCGAGAAGAGCCGCCTGCTGCTGGAGCAGGTTCGGGAAAAGGAACCCAACATGTACGTCATCCCGTTCATGCTGGGCGAAGCAGCCTTACAGCAGGAGGACTGGGTGACCGCTGCCCGTGAACTCCAGCGCTGCCTGGAGCTGAATCCTAACTTCGACCAGGCGATGACGGCGGTGGCGCGCGCCCTGCATGCTCTCAATCAGACCCAGGAAGGCACGAAGTGGCTCGACAAGGCGCTCAAGCTCAATCCTCAGAACACACGCGCCTTATACCAGCTCGGCTGGATGCAGTTGAAAGACGATCCCGACGCGGCCGCCAGGTCGTTTCAGAAAGTGATTGATATCCAGCCCCATTTCGCATTGGCACGCCGCGACCTGGGCATCCTGCGCATCCGCCAGCAGCGGTATGTAGAAGCAGCGCAGCATCTCGCTGAGGCCTACAGATTGGGGCTGAACGATTACCGCCTGCTGAATTTTTTGGGCATTGCCTACGGGCAAACCGGACAAACCCGAAAGGCGGTCGGAGTCTATAGGACCGCCATCCGGGAGAAGCCGGATTTCGCCGAAGCCCATCTGAACCTGGCCGCAGCGCTGGAAAGGCTCAAGCAAACGCAGGCGGCGCGGGCGGAATATGAAGAGGCCTGCCGGCTGGAATCGAAGTTCTGCCAGTACGTACCGCGCTAA
- a CDS encoding tetratricopeptide repeat protein gives MARGDLPPQRIRVSLYTRGIQVDSIYTDDSGRFVFQNLPANPYILVIDEEGYRRIEERVIVMPAVRQNTSVFLTLQPLATREEPVAAGIVGANPNVVNVAEFLNRYPKDVRKEYERGLRAEQRGKTDEAMERYEKVVRMAPDFYFARNNLGSLLTGKGEFAGAQEQFEEVIRLNQTDAAGYLNLGNVFLLTGRLTEALPMVEEGLKKQPNHPFGHFLLGSVYSRMGRMMDAERELRESLRLDPLQSRPHLEMVNVYLRQKRKAEAINELKVFLEVFPEDALAPRARQVLARLEGAAGKPPSQ, from the coding sequence ATGGCGCGTGGCGACCTGCCCCCGCAACGCATCAGGGTGAGCCTCTATACGCGCGGTATTCAAGTCGATTCCATCTACACCGACGACAGCGGGCGCTTTGTCTTTCAGAATCTTCCCGCCAACCCGTACATTCTGGTCATTGATGAAGAGGGGTATCGGCGCATCGAAGAACGGGTAATCGTCATGCCCGCAGTACGACAGAACACGTCCGTGTTTCTTACACTGCAGCCGTTGGCGACGCGAGAAGAGCCGGTGGCAGCGGGCATTGTCGGTGCCAATCCCAACGTCGTCAATGTGGCCGAATTCCTCAATCGCTATCCCAAGGACGTACGCAAGGAATACGAGCGTGGGTTACGTGCCGAGCAGCGTGGCAAGACCGATGAGGCCATGGAGCGCTACGAAAAGGTCGTGCGGATGGCGCCGGATTTTTACTTCGCGCGGAATAATCTGGGCTCACTGCTCACCGGGAAGGGCGAGTTTGCCGGCGCACAGGAGCAGTTCGAGGAAGTCATACGTCTGAATCAGACCGATGCCGCCGGTTACTTGAACCTCGGCAACGTGTTCTTGCTAACGGGACGGCTAACGGAGGCACTTCCTATGGTGGAGGAAGGCCTTAAGAAGCAGCCCAATCATCCATTCGGCCACTTTCTACTGGGGTCGGTGTACTCGCGCATGGGCCGGATGATGGATGCGGAGCGTGAATTGCGCGAGTCCTTACGCCTCGATCCCCTTCAGTCACGGCCGCACCTTGAGATGGTCAACGTCTACCTCCGCCAGAAGCGCAAAGCTGAGGCTATCAATGAGTTGAAGGTGTTTTTGGAGGTATTCCCTGAGGATGCGTTGGCGCCCCGGGCGAGACAGGTGCTGGCTCGGCTGGAAGGAGCAGCCGGGAAACCACCCAGCCAGTAG